The Spodoptera frugiperda isolate SF20-4 chromosome 9, AGI-APGP_CSIRO_Sfru_2.0, whole genome shotgun sequence genome contains a region encoding:
- the LOC118271484 gene encoding mucin-1 isoform X38 has product MRIAALIALVQLSLATAVSDEPKTLTAVELNRELSGDNVLSPFYESSEDAGVTFIRGSRAADSPLSPDIDVQCSGNYIDVTVEFADVFDGIIYSKGYLNDPKCKYVSLGNSQSRYSFRVPLNGCGSRPLCNACGTIDNVLVFQADDLLQGPQDFARKVSCARTSLEVSTGVTASREEHTLKLKPFMVDMLDVVAVEGPAGGVECWMDIQVGVFPNTTPLKNSIKIGEYLTILVYLKDVRNQFSLKIHDCWAYDNENYDGPSTNKIQLTDKNGCPKKKKLIDFWQKTTNTGKSGATLIAYSKVSAFRFPETDQVYLTCNVELCTNNCDSNCGTTEISTTIKPSQCYPGSRDPGCQRITVEPQLKCYPGSLDPRCPQQPTPTTPQLSELTTLRDRRISLPTVIADKYTTTTTPEPPRCFPGSTDPRCPKPTTPEPPRCFPGSTDPRCPKPTTPEPPRCFPGSTDPRCPKPTTPEPPRCFPGSTDPRCPKPTTPEPPRCFPGSTDPRCPKPTTPEPPRCYPGSPDPRCPQPPRPTTLTPPTYLPPVTPELKCYPGSSDPRCPQPTTPAPPKCFPGSTDPRCPKPTTPAPPNCYPGNTDPRCPKPTTPAPPRCFPGSTDPRCPKPTTPEPPRCYPGSTDPRCPKPTTPEPPRCYPGSTDPRCPKPTTPEPPRCYPGSTDPRCPKPTTPEPPRCYPGSTDPRCPKPTTPEPPRCYPGSTDPRCPKPTTPEPPRCYPGSTDPRCPKPTTPEPPRCYPGSTDPRCPKPTTPEPPRCYPGSTDPRCPKPTTPKPVCYPGSPDPKCPQPPRPTTLTPPTYLPPVTPELKCYPGSSDPRCPQPTTPAPPKCFPGSTDPRCPKPTTPAPPNCYPGNTDPRCPKPTTPAPPRCFPGSTDPRCPKPTTPEPPRCYPGSTDPRCPKPTTPEPPRCYPGSTDPRCPKPTTPEPPRCYPGSNDPRCPKPTTPAPPNCYPGNTDPRCPKPTTPAPPRCFPGSTDPRCPKPTTPKPVCYPGSPDPKCPQPPRPTTLTPPTYLPPVTPALKCYPGSTDPRCPKPTTPEPPRCFPGSTDPRCPKPTTPAPPNCFPGSTDPRCPKPTTPAPPNCYPGNTDPRCPKPTTPAPPRCFPGSTDPRCPKPTTPEPPRCFPGSTDPRCPKPTTPEPPRCFPGSNDPRCPKPTTPAPPRCFPGSTDPRCPKPTTPEPPRCFPGSNDPRCPKPTTPKPVCYPGSPDPKCPQPPRPTTLTPPTYLPPVTPALKCYPGSTDPRCPKPTTPESPRCFPGSTDPRCPKPTTPAPPKCFPGSTDPRCPKPTTPEPPRCYPGSTDPRCPKPTTPAPPRCYPGSTDPRCPKPTTPEPPRCFPGSTDPRCPKPTTPAPPRCFPGSTDPRCPKPTTPEPPRCFPGSTDPRCPKPTTPAPPRCFPGSTDPRCPKPTTPEPPRCFPGSNDPRCPKPTTPKPVCYPGSPDPKCPQPPRPTTLTPPTYLPPVTPAVKCYPGSTDPRCPKPTTPEPPRCYPGSTDPRCPKPTTPEPPRCYPGSTDPRCPKPTTPEPPRCYPGSTDPRCPKPTTPEPPRCYPGSTDPRCPKPTTPEPPRCYPGSTDPRCPKPTTPEPPRCYPGSTDPRCPKPTTPEPPRCYPGSTDPRCPKPTTPEPPRCYPGSTDPRCPKPTTPEPPRCYPGSTDPRCPKPTTPEPPRCYPGSTDPRCPKPTTPEPPRCYPGSTDPRCPKPTTPEPPRCYPGSTDPRCPKPTTPAPPRCYPGSTDPRCPKPEPPTPSSCYPGSRDPKCPQPFAPASTNPPSTYLPPFPEENEIKSSRVSRLATKDTNEDNVNDYIDSFDFKRTEPRSRKVRDVFGSSESAAFATSGTAIIYIAMGSAVAMIMSITLAIYMYKKNKLRTASVNTTAQSPC; this is encoded by the exons CTGTCGCTCGCTACAGCTGTTTCAGATGAACCAAAAACGCTCACAGCGGTTGAGCTGAACCGCGAGTTGTCCGGAGACAATGTGCTCTCGCCTTTCTACGAAAGTAGTGAGGATGCTGGGGTCACGTTCATAAGAGGATCAAGGGCGGCTGACTCGCCCTTGTCTCCTGATATCGACGTGCAATGCTCAGGCAACTATATCGACGTCACTGTTGAGTTCGCTGACGTTTTCGATGGCATCATTTACAGTAAGGGTTACTTAAATGACCCGAAGtgcaa ATATGTGTCATTGGGCAACAGTCAGTCTCGGTACTCATTCAGAGTGCCACTGAATGGCTGTGGCTCCCGACCTCTCTGCAATGCATGTGGTACCATCGACAACGTACTTGTGTTCCAAGCTGACGACTTGTTGCAAGGACCTCAGGACTTCGCTCGCAAG GTGTCATGTGCCCGCACTTCCCTGGAAGTGTCGACTGGAGTGACGGCGTCCAGAGAAGAGCATACTCTCAAGCTAAAACCTTTCATGGTTGACATGCTTGATGTGGTTGCAGTCGAAGGACCCGCCGGAGGAGTTGAATGCTGGATGGACATCCAAGTAGGAGTCTTTCctaat aCCACTCCACTGAAGAACTCGATCAAAATTGGAGAATACTTGACAATCCTTGTGTATCTCAAGGATGTAAGAAACCAGTTCAGCCTTAAAATACACGATTGCTGGGCTTATGACAACGAAAACTACGATGGTCCTAGTACCAACAAGATTCAACTGACTGACAAGAACGGTTGTCCCAA GAAGAAAAAGCTGATTGATTTCTGGCAGAAAACTACAAACACAGGCAAGAGCGGTGCCACTTTAATTGCCTACAGCAAAGTGAGCGCTTTCCGATTCCCTGAAACCGACCAAGTCTACCTAACGTGTAACGTcgag CTATGCACAAACAACTGCGACTCGAACTGCGGTACCACGGAAATTTCTACAACGATCAAACCATCACAATGCTACCCTGGATCGCGTGATCCTGGATGTCAACGCATCACGGTTGAACCACAACTGAAGTGTTACCCTGGCTCACTTGATCCCAGATGTCCTCAACAGCCAACACCGACGACACCACAACTTTCAGAGCTCACTACACTACGTGATCGGAGGATTTCGTTGCCAACAGTTATTGCCGACAAATATACGACTACTACCACTCCTGAGCCACCACGCTGCTTCCCAGGCTCCACTGACCCCAGATGTCCCAAGCCCACAACTCCTGAACCACCAAGGTGCTTCCCAGGTAGCACTGACCCAAGGTGCCCCAAACCAACTACTCCTGAGCCACCACGCTGCTTCCCAGGTTCCACTGACCCCAGATGTCCCAAGCCCACAACTCCTGAACCACCAAGGTGCTTCCCAGGTAGCACTGACCCAAGGTGCCCCAAACCAACTACTCCTGAGCCACCACGCTGCTTCCCTGGCTCAACTGACCCTAGATGTCCTAAGCCAACGACTCCTGAACCTCCACGATGCTACCCGGGTTCACCTGATCCGAGATGTCCACAGCCACCTCGACCTACAACCTTAACGCCACCGACATATTTACCACCAGTAACGCCTGAATTAAAATGCTATCCAGGTTCATCAGACCCTAGGTGTCCACAACCAACCACCCCAGCTCCTCCAAAATGTTTCCCAGGCAGCACAGACCCCAGGTGCCCGAAACCTACAACACCAGCACCTCCTAACTGTTACCCTGGAAACACTGACCCACGTTGCCCTAAGCCAACAACTCCAGCACCACCCAGATGTTTCCCAGGTAGCACTGACCCCAGATGTCCCAAGCCAACGACCCCTGAGCCACCACGTTGCTACCCAGGATCGACTGACCCCAGATGTCCTAAGCCAACGACTCCTGAGCCACCACGTTGCTACCCTGGATCGACTGACCCCAGATGTCCAAAGCCAACGACTCCTGAGCCACCACGTTGCTACCCTGGATCGACTGACCCCAGATGTCCAAAGCCAACGACTCCTGAGCCACCACGTTGCTACCCTGGATCGACTGACCCCAGATGTCCCAAACCAACGACTCCTGAGCCACCACGTTGCTACCCTGGATCGACTGACCCCAGATGTCCAAAGCCAACGACTCCTGAGCCACCACGTTGCTACCCTGGATCGACTGACCCCAGATGTCCAAAGCCAACGACTCCTGAACCACCACGTTGCTACCCTGGATCGACTGACCCCAGATGTCCCAAGCCAACGACCCCTGAGCCACCACGTTGCTACCCTGGATCGACTGACCCCAGATGTCCCAAACCAACCACGCCTAAACCAGTCTGCTACCCGGGTTCTCCGGATCCTAAATGTCCCCAACCACCACGCCCGACAACCTTAACTCCTCCCACTTATTTACCACCAGTAACGCCTGAATTGAAATGCTATCCAG GTTCATCAGACCCTAGGTGTCCACAACCAACCACCCCAGCTCCTCCAAAATGTTTCCCAGGCAGCACAGACCCCAGGTGCCCGAAACCTACAACACCAGCACCTCCTAACTGTTACCCTGGAAACACTGACCCACGTTGCCCTAAGCCAACAACTCCAGCACCACCCAGATGTTTCCCAGGTAGTACTGACCCCAGATGTCCCAAGCCAACGACCCCTGAGCCACCACGTTGCTACCCTGGATCGACTGACCCCAGATGTCCTAAGCCAACGACTCCTGAGCCCCCACGTTGCTACCCTGGATCGACTGACCCCAGATGTCCCAAGCCAACGACCCCTGAGCCACCACGTTGCTACCCTGGATCAAATGACCCCAGATGTCCAAAGCCAACCACACCCGCACCGCCAAACTGTTACCCTGGAAACACCGACCCGCGTTGTCCAAAACCAACAACCCCTGCCCCACCACGGTGCTTCCCTGGCTCAACTGACCCCAGATGTCCAAAGCCAACCACACCCAAACCAGTCTGCTACCCGGGTTCTCCGGATCCTAAATGTCCCCAACCACCACGCCCGACAACCTTAACTCCACCCACTTATTTACCACCAGTGACGCCGGCACTTAAATGTTACCCCGGTTCTACCGATCCCAGATGCCCTAAGCCAACAACTCCCGAACCCCCACGGTGCTTCCCTGGATCCACTGACCCGCGCTGCCCAAAACCTACAACTCCAGCACCCCCAAATTGCTTCCCAGGCAGTACTGATCCTAGATGTCCTAAACCCACTACGCCTGCACCACCAAATTGTTACCCTGGAAACACCGACCCGCGTTGTCCAAAACCAACGACTCCTGCTCCACCCAGGTGCTTCCCTGGCTCAACTGACCCTAGATGTCCTAAGCCAACGACACCTGAGCCACCACGGTGCTTCCCGGGATCAACTGACCCCAGGTGTCCCAAGCCTACGACACCTGAACCACCGCGGTGTTTCCCTGGATCAAATGACCCCAGGTGTCCTAAGCCAACAACCCCTGCTCCACCAAGGTGCTTCCCTGGCTCAACTGACCCCAGATGTCCCAAACCTACGACACCTGAACCACCACGATGCTTCCCTGGATCAAATGACCCCAG GTGTCCAAAGCCAACCACGCCTAAACCAGTCTGCTACCCGGGTTCTCCCGATCCTAAATGTCCTCAACCACCACGCCCCACAACCTTAACTCCTCCCACTTATTTACCACCAGTGACGCCGGCACTTAAATGTTACCCCGGTTCTACCGATCCTAGATGCCCTAAGCCAACGACACCCGAATCACCTCGATGCTTCCCTGGGAGCACGGACCCACGTTGTCCCAAACCAACAACCCCTGCTCCACCAAAGTGCTTCCCTGGATCGACTGACCCCAGATGTCCCAAGCCAACGACTCCTGAACCACCACGTTGCTACCCTGGATCAACTGATCCCAGATGTCCCAAGCCAACGACTCCTGCTCCACCAAGGTGCTACCCAGGTAGTACCGATCCAAGATGTCCTAAGCCAACGACACCCGAACCACCTCGATGCTTCCCTGGGAGCACGGACCCACGTTGTCCCAAACCAACAACCCCTGCTCCTCCAAGGTGCTTCCCAGGCTCAACTGACCCCAGATGTCCCAAACCTACGACACCTGAACCACCACGGTGCTTCCCGGGATCAACTGACCCCAG GTGTCCTAAGCCAACAACCCCTGCTCCACCAAGGTGCTTCCCTGGCTCAACTGACCCCAGATGTCCCAAACCTACGACACCTGAACCACCACGATGCTTCCCTGGATCAAATGACCCCAGGTGTCCTAAGCCAACAACGCCTAAACCAGTCTGCTACCCGGGTTCTCCCGATCCTAAATGTCCCCAACCACCACGCCCGACCACCTTAACTCCTCCCACTTATTTACCACCAGTGACACCCGCTGTCAAATGCTACCCTGGATCGACTGACCCCAGATGTCCTAAACCAACGACTCCTGAGCCACCACGTTGCTACCCAGGATCGACTGACCCCAGATGTCCCAAGCCAACGACTCCTGAGCCACCACGTTGCTACCCAGGATCAACTGACCCCAGATGTCCCAAGCCAACGACTCCTGAGCCACCACGTTGCTACCCAGGATCGACTGACCCCAGATGTCCCAAGCCAACGACCCCTGAGCCACCACGTTGCTACCCAGGATCGACTGACCCCAGATGTCCCAAGCCAACGACTCCTGAACCACCACGTTGCTACCCTGGATCGACTGACCCCAGATGTCCCAAACCAACGACTCCTGAGCCACCACGTTGCTACCCAGGATCAACTGACCCCAGATGTCCCAAGCCAACGACTCCTGAGCCACCACGTTGCTACCCAGGATCGACTGACCCCAGATGTCCCAAGCCAACGACCCCTGAGCCACCACGTTGCTACCCAGGATCGACTGACCCCAGATGTCCCAAGCCAACGACTCCTGAGCCACCACGTTGCTACCCTGGATCGACTGACCCCAGATGTCCCAAGCCAACGACTCCTGAGCCACCACGTTGCTACCCTGGATCGACTGACCCCAGATGTCCCAAACCAACGACTCCTGAGCCACCACGTTGCTACCCTGGATCGACTGACCCCAGATGTCCCAAGCCAACGACTCCTGAGCCCCCACGTTGCTACCCTGGATCGACTGACCCCAGATGTCCCAAGCCAACGACCCCTGCGCCACCACGTTGCTACCCTGGATCAACTGACCCTAGGTGTCCCAAACCGGAACCTCCAACCCCCAGTTCTTGTTATCCAGGATCAAGGGATCCAAAGTGCCCACAGCCGTTTGCTCCAGCTAGCACTAACCCACCTTCAACTTATTTGCCACCATTCCCAGAAGAAAATGAAATCAAATCTTCTAGAGTCAGCAGATTAGCAACTAAGGACACTAATGAAGATAACGTCAACGATTATATAG ATTCGTTCGATTTCAAGCGAACAGAACCAAGATCAAGAAAAGTTCGTGACGTATTTGGTAGCAGCGAAAGTGCTGCCTTTGCAACAAGTGGCACTGCCATCATATACATTGCCATGGGATCAGCTGTAGCAATGATCATGTCAATCACACTTGCCATTTATAtgtacaagaaaaataaactaagaacTGCGTCTGTAAACACAACTGCGCAAAGCCCctgttaa